In Oncorhynchus keta strain PuntledgeMale-10-30-2019 unplaced genomic scaffold, Oket_V2 Un_scaffold_29839_pilon_pilon, whole genome shotgun sequence, a genomic segment contains:
- the LOC127928545 gene encoding pejvakin-like, with amino-acid sequence MQRAVTPAPVCCSLVTGMFAAATKNFVKQVGDTGRLIPVPSLSEADRYQPLSLVTRKRKRHFWKKTKYASTPFSLKDILVGEKEITAGVSSYQLLNYEDKSDVALNGRLGNHLMNDVGFNISGSDSVAVKASFGIVTKHEVEVPTLLRELNSRYTAGGGKWLRI; translated from the exons atgcagcgtg CAGTGACTCCTGCACCCGTCTGCTGTTCCCTGGTCACCGGTATGTTCGCTGCGGCAACTAAGAACTTTGTGAAGCAGGTGGGAGACACAGGTCGGTTGATCCCTGTACCGAGCCTGAGTGAGGCTGACCGCTACCAACCCCTCAGCCTGGtcaccaggaagaggaagagacacttCTGGAAGAAAACCAAGTACGCCTCAACCCCCTTCTCCCTGAAAGACATCCTGGTGGGGGAGAAGGAGATCACagcag GGGTGTCGTCCTACCAGCTCCTGAACTATGAGGACAAGTCTGACGTGGCCCTGAACGGCAGATTAGGGAACCACCTGATGAACGACGTGGGGTTCAACATCAGTGGTTCAGACTCTGTGGCTGTCAAAGCCTCCTTTGGGATCGTCACCAAACACGAGGTAGAGGTCCCAACTCTGCTCAGGGAACTCAACTCCAGGTACACTGCAGGTGGTGGAAAATGGCTTAGAATTTAA
- the LOC127928544 gene encoding pejvakin-like, with translation MPCLTYLTGVLQFQIEDGQNPKGRDKAIVIPAHTTIAFSIFELFVRLDGRLDICVSPESLGGFEKELIREQLGGFIGRFSMGRLRRFLSGIVYGNPFRADDRTFEELTHTHSDTYMDDVVTDYYEKAASMTDVSSTYPRGDSHSRVNLLNHNIPKGPCALCGRGQTPRETVYGCLECSSGGHKYVRLHVVPCFDLWHKTLS, from the exons ATGCCCTGTCTCACCTATCTGACTGGTGTTCTACAGTTTCAGATTGAAGATGGTCAAAACCCCAAAGGTCGAGACAAGGCCATAGTGATCCCAGCTCACACCACCATCGCATTCAGCATCTTTGAACTGTTTGTTCGATTGGATGGACGACTTG ATATCTGTGTGAGCCCTGAGTCGTTGGGCGGATTTGAGAAGGAGCTGATCAGAGAGCAGCTGGGTGGTTTCATTGGTCGATTCTCTATGGGACGGCTCCGCAGGTTCCTGTCTGGGATTGTGTACGGAAACCCCTTCAGAGCAG ACGACAGGACGTTTGAGGAGCTCACCCACACCCACTCAGACACCTACATGGACGACGTAGTGACCGACTACTATGAAAAGGCAGCCAGCATGACGGACGTCTCCTCCACCTACCCGAGAGGGGACTCCCACTCCCGTGTCAACCTCCTCAACCACAACATCCCCAAGGGCCCCTGTGCCCTGTGTGGCCGGGGCCAGACACCGAGGGAGACGGTATACGGCTGTCTGGAGTGCTCCTCCGGGGGGCACAAGTACGTCAGGCTACACGTGGTGCCTTGTTTCGACCTGTGGCACAAGACGCTCAGCTGA